In the Gossypium arboreum isolate Shixiya-1 chromosome 10, ASM2569848v2, whole genome shotgun sequence genome, one interval contains:
- the LOC108488177 gene encoding uncharacterized protein LOC108488177, with amino-acid sequence MKPSERVDDYVIRVKAVVNEMKRNGETLDDVRVMEKILRSLTRKFDYVVVAIEESKDLSQISIDELVGSLQAHEHKMKLNDDTGNSDQVLQSKLSFNESGARDNFGQGRSNHGGYRGGYRGTNRGGRGTRGQGNQSYGKVQTSDEYQTSSRGQGAQGRGRGRGRFQQGNKSQVQCYNCNKYGHYNYECRSNPKMEERNHVAATKEEENVESSVFLTYKESEKSRKNIWYLVNCASNHMCGQKDLFSKLDENIHGQVTFGDESHATVKGKGKITITQKNGEKKFISDVYYVPALKSNIISLG; translated from the coding sequence ATGAAACCATCAGAAAGAGTTGATGATTATGTTATTCGGGTGAAAGCGGTggtaaatgaaatgaaaagaaatggagaaacACTTGATGATGTCAGAGTAATGGAAAAAATTTTGCGGTCATTGACACGCAAATTTGATTATGTGGTGGTTGCCATTGAAGAGTCAAAAGATTTATCACAAATATCAATCGACGAACTTGTGGGTTCCCTCCAAGCCCATGAGCATAAAATGAAGCTAAATGATGATACTGGAAATTCGGACCAAGTCTTGCAAAGCAAGTTGTCCTTCAATGAAAGTGGAGCTAGGGATAATTTTGGACAAGGTAGGAGCAATCATGGAGGATATCGTGGAGGATATAGAGGTACAAATAGAGGTGGACGAGGAACACGTGGACAAGGCAATCAATCATATGGTAAAGTCCAAACAAGTGACGAATATCAAACATCGAGTCGTGGACAAGGAGCTCAAGGCCGAGGTCGAGGCAGAGGTAGATTTCAACAAGGAAATAAATCTCAGGTACAATGTTATAATTGCAATAAATATGGCCATTATAATTACGAGTGTAGATCAAATCCCAAGATGGAGGAGAGAAATCATGTAGCAGCAACCAAAGAAGAAGAAAACGTGGAATCCAGTGTATTCCTCACCTATAAAGAAAgtgaaaaatcaagaaaaaatattTGGTATCTTGTTAATTGCGCCAGCAATCACATGTGTGGCCAAAAAGacttattttcaaagttggatgAGAATATTCATGGACAAGTAACGTTTGGAGATGAATCGCATGCCACGGTCAAAGGCAAAGGCAAAATCACTATTACACAAAAGAATGGAGAAAAGAAGTTTATTTCAGATGTTTATTATGTCCCAGCTTTGAAAAGCAACATCATCAGCCTTGGATAG
- the LOC108488178 gene encoding uncharacterized protein LOC108488178: protein MAATTTTVRLKLLIDSKSKRVLFAEAGKDFVDFLFSILSMPVGTIIRLLTKQGMVRCLGNLYGSIENLGDTYMQSLAKKDTLLKPMRSKGSSSVEGGYVKGVVTYMVMDDLVVSPMSKISSITLLNKFKFQEVGIFEERKSLILKWTT from the exons ATGGCTGCTACCACCACCACTGTTAGGCTGAAGCTTCTTATAGACTCAAAGTCTAAGAGAGTACTGTTCGCTGAAGCTGGGAAAGATTTTGTTGATTTTCTTTTCAGCATTCTGTCAATGCCTGTTGGAACTATCATAAGGCTCCTTACTAAGCAAGGAATGGTGAGATGCCTTGGAAACCTTTATGGTAGCATCGAAAACTTGGGTGATACGTACATGCAGTCACTAGCAAAGAAAGACACCCTTTTGAAGCCTATG AGAAGCAAGGGTTCATCCTCAGTCGAGGGAGGTTATGTCAAGGGAGTAGTTACTTATATGGTCATGGATGATCTAGTAGTGAGCCCTATGTCCAAAATTTCTAGCATCACTTTGCTCAACAAGTTTAAATTTCAGGAGGTTGGGATTTTTGAAGAGAGGAAGTCATTGATATTGAAGTGGACGACGTAA